The sequence below is a genomic window from Microbacterium sp. SORGH_AS_0888.
AGGCCTTCCACCCGCCGAAGAGCTCGCCCAGGTAGGCGTCGATGTAGTCCAGGTTCGCCATCTCCTTGATGTCGGCGCCCGCGGCGAACGCCCGTTCCGAGCCCGTGACGACGATCGCGCCGACGCCCCGGTCGTCGTCGAGCTCACGGGCCGCATGCACGACCTCGCGCATGAGGGCGGTGTTGAGGGCGTTCAGCGCCTTCGGCCGGTGCAGGGTGATGATCCCCACACGCTCGCGACGTTCGACCAGGATGTTCTCGAGCTCGGTCATGCGGGGTGCGCTCCTTCACTGCGTTCACGGATGCTGTTGATGATGCCGGAGAAGTCCTGGCGTGCGCCATCGCCCGCGGCGAAGGCCTGGTAGATCGCGCCGGCGAGTCGCCCGACGGCGGCGTCCACGCCGGTGGTCGCGATCGCCTCGAGGGCGAGTCCGAGGTCCTTCGCCATGAGGGCACCCGCGAAACCCGGCCGGTAGTCGTGGTTCGCGGGGCTCGAGGGAACCGGCCCCGGGACGGGGCAGTTCGTCGTCAGCGCCCAGCACTGACCGGATGCGTGGGAGGCGACGTCGAACAGAGCCTCGTGGCTGAGCCCGAGCCGCTCGCCGAGGACGAACGCCTCGCTCACTCCGATCATGCTGATGCCGAGGATCATGTTGTTGCACACCTTCGCCGCTTGCCCGAGCCCGGCACCGCCGCAGTGCACGATCCGGCCGCCCAGGACCGAGAGCAGCGGTCCGGCGGCGGCGACGTCCTCGGCGCCGCCACCGACCATGAACGCGAGGGTCCCGGCCTCGGCGCCCACGACGCCGCCCGAGACGGGCGCGTCGATCTGACGGTGCCCCGCGGCGATCGCGAGGTCGTGAGCGGCGCGCGCGTCGTCGACGGCGATCGTGGAGCAGTCGATGAACAGCGTCCCCGCCCGCGCTGCCGTCAGCAGCCCGTCGCCCTCGTCACGGTAGGCGGCGAGCACGTGGCGCCCGGCGGGCAGCATCGTGATCACGACGTCGACGTCGGAGGCCGCGTCGGCGGCGGA
It includes:
- the mmsB gene encoding 3-hydroxyisobutyrate dehydrogenase, which encodes MDIAFIGLGHMGGPMAANLVRAGHRVRGFDLVDAAISASAEAGVEIAASAADAASDVDVVITMLPAGRHVLAAYRDEGDGLLTAARAGTLFIDCSTIAVDDARAAHDLAIAAGHRQIDAPVSGGVVGAEAGTLAFMVGGGAEDVAAAGPLLSVLGGRIVHCGGAGLGQAAKVCNNMILGISMIGVSEAFVLGERLGLSHEALFDVASHASGQCWALTTNCPVPGPVPSSPANHDYRPGFAGALMAKDLGLALEAIATTGVDAAVGRLAGAIYQAFAAGDGARQDFSGIINSIRERSEGAHPA